In the Panthera uncia isolate 11264 chromosome D2, Puncia_PCG_1.0, whole genome shotgun sequence genome, one interval contains:
- the ZNF488 gene encoding zinc finger protein 488, whose translation MAAGKGALQSSSAENTWRLSEADQGWSRKSVLLEKMNNLGSEAAMGGGGREETSAEVALSATPGKLRLGKPMAQKVCWEQGQSAFTEVPRLKKRLEGVQAKEREHDNPTGQPDPQKLTQDTPRDLADSKTSVWPSGARGEQKSAFSKPARCPAGRPGPTSVFQARGPADALGELLGLSNTVDVPCWDQLSNSKFLVGDFWNLQTLPQNAPLCSAFLGAPTLWLKHATAQMSTPSSSSSTATWALLPPTFTSLGLSTQNWCAKCNLSFRLTSDLVFHMRSHHKKEHVGPDLHSKKLREEALTCPICHEYFRERHHLSRHMTSHS comes from the coding sequence ATGGCTGCTGGGAAGGGTGCTCTGCAGAGCTCTTCGGCTGAAAACACATGGAGGCTTAGTGAAGCTGATCAGGGCTGGAGCCGCAAGTCAGTGCTGCTGGAAAAAATGAACAACCTGGGCTCTGAGGCTGCCATGGGTGGTGGTGGCCGGGAGGAGACCTCTGCTGAGGTGGCACTGTCAGCAACCCCAGGAAAACTCAGACTGGGAAAGCCAATGGCCCAGAAGGTGTGCTGGGAACAGGGGCAGAGTGCTTTCACAGAGGTGCCTCGACTCAAGAAGAGGCTGGAGGGTGTGCAGGCCAAGGAGAGGGAGCATGATAACCCCACAGGCCAGCCTGATCCACAGAAGCTGACCCAGGACACCCCCAGGGACCTGGCTGACAGCAAGACCTCTGTGTGGCCCAGTGGAGCCCGAGGGGAGCAGAAAAGCGCCTTCAGCAAACCAGCCAGGTGTCCAGCAGGGAGACCTGGGCCAACCTCTGTTTTCCAGGCACGTGGACCTGCAGATGCCCTTGGGGAGCTGTTGGGACTCAGCAACACGGTAGATGTCCCTTGTTGGGATCAGCTTTCGAATTCTAAGTTTTTGGTGGGTGATTTCTGGAACCTGCAGACGTTGCCACAAAATGCTCCTCTCTGCAGTGCTTTCCTGGGGGCCCCCACACTGTGGCTAAAGCATGCCACAGCCCAGATGTCCACACCGTCATCATCCTCTTCCACTGCCACTTGGGCCCTGCTGCCACCTACGTTCACCTCCCTGGGCCTGTCCACCCAGAACTGGTGTGCAAAATGCAACCTCTCCTTTCGCCTGACCTCCGACCTGGTCTTCCACATGCGGTCCCACCACAAAAAGGAACATGTGGGGCCTGACTTACATTCTAAGAAGCTGAGAGAAGAGGCCCTCACGTGTCCCATTTGCCATGAGTATTTCCGGGAGCGCCACCATCTCTCCAGGCACATGACTTCTCACAGTTAG